The nucleotide window ATATCTTGTAAAAGTATTCCAGTTCTGTTTATTAAAAGGAAATGAGCCCAACTCGTTTCGGCCACATCAAGTTGGCTTTCATCAGGGGCAATTACAAGGTGTAGCTTTGAAGTTATCTTGTAGTTAAATGCTCCAGTTAACCTTAATAGCAATTTTTGTAATGAAATTTTGCAGCACCTAGTGGAGAAATATAGCAGCAAACCCAAAACATATCTGTTTGCTGCCTTCGTTGACCTCAAATCTGCCTTTGATTCTATCTCCCgaaacaaactctggcaaaaactAGAGGCCTCCACCATGGACCATCACTTGCTACTCCTCATATATAAACTACATGAAAGCACCTCCTTAAGAATTAGGTGCAATCCAGAGAGCCTCCTTTCAAGCCCTGTTCTAACCTCTACTGTACTAGCCCCACTACtgtttaacttttatataaaCTCACTGCCTACAGCCCTTGACTGCCTAAATATACATCCTCCAAAGCTAGCCCACAGGCACCTATCAGTGCTACTATATGCTGATTATGCAGTAATTTTGTCACAGTCGCCTATAGGACTGAAGAGAGCCTTGTGAGTCCTTGCGCAATTCTGCCATGATGAACAGTTACAAATAAACTACCAAAAAACAAAAGTCATGGCCTTTGCTAAAAGACCGAGGATGTACAAATGGTCTATAAGTGGACACAAGATTGAACAGGTAAAGACTTTCAAGTATCTGGGTGCTGTTTTTCAGGCAAATGGCAGCTGGAAGGCCCAAGCAGAGTATGTTGCCCAATCAGCCCAAAGGAGTGCTTCTGCCATATTAAACTTTATCTGCACTAGAGGTGGCCATTATGTACCAGCGGCAATAAAGCTGTTCAAGACTAAGTCTTTAACACAACTTTTATATGGAGCACAACTTGGCCCCTATCCCAGTTTTACACCTCTGGAAGTAGTACAATCCAAATTTTTGAGGGCTGTCTTCCAAGTACTTCATTGTGTCCCAAATGTTGTCTTACGATTACAGGCTGGCCTGCAAAAGGTCAAAACCAGGATTTGGCTCGCTATtttcaaattctggctgaaaCTAATCTTTTTTCCAACTGGTTTGGCCCCACTAACACTATAGGACAGGTTCCAGTCATTATGGAAACAAACCTTGCCTCAAAAGCTCCAGCTATATGGTCTTTCCCTGGGCTACCTCATTTCCCAAGGATATGATATGGCTTGGTCAACATTTAGGCAACACATTGCTGATATCGAGTGTCAGCAAGACTTGGGCTTGTCCTCTAACTATGCCTCAATGGACAGAGCGCTACATTTCAATAAACCTGCAAACTATCATTTACACTCTCAGTGCAAAAACATCGCAGAGCTTTCACATTGGCATGTTTCAATGTACTTCCTTCTGCTATCCTGGAGGGCAGATATCATAAAAAACCCTACTACGATCATAAGTGCCTTGTGACGCTGGAGAGGTGGAAACAGTGACCCACATCCTCCAACATTGCCCATTCTATTCTGATCTACAAAGATCTTGAATTGTACCTCTCCTATCAATTCCCCAGGACAATCAGACACATTTTATGTCCTCCTACTTTCTGATCAAAATTCTTCTATCACCTccagtgttgccaaattttgtgctgcagcgaTCAAAATTCGCCACGAAATGACTCTACCCACCTTGTAAttcttggttgttttgttttggattttATAACTATGCCTTGACAATTCTAGTTTATAGTATTgcattttaacaattttatctgactACCTCattctggtcattgaccgtaacaataaagattattattattattattaaattgacCTTCAAGCCTTTCTGCCCAGATCCAGTTCTCAGTTGCATACAGCAGCGACACTCCAGTGGCTTGCATGCCGTAGTGTTGAGGCTTTAAACTGATTTCAATTTTCTGCCCGAAAATGaccaaagttaaaacagaaggtgcacaTAGGTTGGGAGGGAATGAAACCTGACAGTAAATGTTTCCTTGTCAGTTGCGCCCCCCATGGTCTCCAGGCTTAACATGCAATTGAGAAAGGGAGCAGTGATACTAACCTTTTAAGAGGAATACCATGTGAATTgaaagtaaaaataacataatgGAAGCTGTGGAATGTGAACCTGGCAAATCTATTGCAATGGCAAAAGGTTCATATTTACTTTAAAGTTAAGCTCCCATGTGAACAGGAACTAATATGATACAATATTTTGCCTTCTGTTTGAGGGGTACAGTTTCAGTAAAAAGATGACAAGGATTCATGCATGAATTTTTCTACCTTAgcagcattaagaacataagaacataagaagagcctgggggaagcccgcaagcaggacccgagtgcaagaacactctcccctcctgaggcttccggcaactgggtttcagaagcatgctgcctctgactagggtggcagagcacagccatcatggctagtagccattgatagccctgtcctccatgaatttgtctaatcttcttttaaagccgtccaagctggtggtcattactgcatcctgtgggagcaaattccatagtttaactatgcgctgagtaaagaagtacttccttttgtctgtcctgaatcttccaacattcagcttctttgaatgtccatgagttctagtgttatgagagagggagaagaacttttctctatccactttctcaatgccatgcataattttatacacttctatcatgtctcctctgacccgccttttctctaaattaaaaagccccaaatgctgcaaccttttctcataagggagtcgctccatccccttgatcattctggttgccctcttctgaaccttttccaactctataatatcctttttgagatgaggcaaccagaactgtacacagtattccaaatgcggccgcaccatagatttatacaatggcattatgatatcggatgtttattttcaatacctttcctaattatgccACCTCCTCCCATTGTATCTCTCACTTTTTGTGTCAGCAGCTTCATCATCATTGGTCTGATTTTGCCTCCTTTTATCAGTAATAATACCTCTGGGGACTTCTTCACAAATTgcatttatatgtgtgtgtgtgtgtgtgtgtgtgtgtgtgtgtgtgtgtgtgtgtgtgtgtgtgtgtgtgtgtgtgtgtgtgtgtgcatgcacacctaAGGGTTTTTATAGAAGAGTGTATGCAGTTTAATGTAGAAATGAGATATGTGGGAGcaggaggaggtggaagagacAATGACGACAACTGATGGATCagaagtccatctagttcaacctTCCATTTTCCACAGTGGCCCATGAAATATCTTGAGGAAACCCAAAAGTAGACCATGGAAGCCatagctctctcgctctctcattGTTGCTTTGATTGATGATGGAAATTGATGAAGGGAAGGGGGTGATTAGTGAGCACCTAGAGATATCAAACGATGATGAAGGGGGAATTCTGAGACCAACCTTTCTAAGTTGTTTCATCTGGAAGATAGGGCCAGGAACTTTCTTGTGGCACACCTGACAtatcaacatggatttttcattcTAGGGTCTCTTGACCCTGTTTATTAACCATGCCAGCATCATCTTGGTTTTGGACCTTTCCTGATTTGCagtatacattctagctgagctgTTCTTACTATGATTTTGAATAACACCCAAATATCTTTCAGATATTGGACACTTTGACTTTCcctttcaatttcaatttcactAATCTTCTCATTTTGGAAAGATTCATATCCCTCAATATATAAAACAAATGTTGGCTTCCCAGAAGGATCGCtctgcctgtgcctgcctttgagacgagctcccgtctcagaggaagctttttcagttttaaaaccagtcagaagatttttttgactggaaaaattttctcccaggcaagggagaaacctAGAGATCATccacagaagcttcgttgtgtttgttggggactggaattcattaggatcgcctatgaaagaaggtagccagcagcgtcggatggagccagggattacaaacaagctcaaactgactaagcgagatgtttttttttcttcaaagaaaaacggattttaacaggcaaacattcttctgtctattcttatcactttgttatcgttacagcaaaagagatttgttaaagactCAGCTacaaagaaaccctgggtgagttataactttctcttttatacacagagttaaggaggaagaaaatagaaatagcctatctttgtttttatgcaaaaagctggcatggaattgagcattataaagttacaaacggatgaggggcatctaatctgaagagaaaaatttgatttatctgatatttgagtattatatgtctgggactattttttctggtctactttttttttttgacgaatctgcttattctttatgccactaattatttggatgctgtgaactaaatttgttttgcacttttggacacataagagataaggcagtttgtgctgtctagagggtgatgtcaacaggcttggaagattaacccctttgtgactggaaaaagaaataaactgttctttgcttgggaatagtggctatattggaaattgaagagattttgttcttttggttttaagaatgtcaatcaagaaggtggctgagaccctggaaggggttctctctctagatatgtttcagaaaataatgaatgagattaagctaacgaaacaagaactggaacagaacagacaagaaatgaaaattgaatttggcaaaatgagacaggagctgaaagaaattcaggattctatgagaaaggaggtagatgagaccaaagatataattggacaaataaaaggagatgaaagaaaaattaaagggaaggttcaagccctggagattggaatagatttatcaaatatggacttgggaaaaaaaattggattttatggctgtgatggatccaagagacaaatattactgtttggaactcagcgctgtccctgaaggaattggtgaagagattagagataaagatatcaatggtttgaaaaaattcctggattggaaggatttgatggaacttgaaatagagaaagtttacagaattaattccagatatgtgacaatggaaaaactctcaagagatgtgctagtgcattctgtaaaaaagaggaacagagatacaactttacaacaacatttcagtaatacattcagaattgatggcaaggaaatatttatgatgaaggaaattcctatcagactcttattatatgactatgacagcaagattattgggtgtgcaaagatggaagatggaagatggaatcaatactgataacggaagaagaGCTATTAAAATtattggacttagtagacttgaagagagggatcaattgacatgtctatttggagaaaaattgatggatatatatctcaaggattggaaacttctctttgactttttgtggaaagaataaaatgatatgttaatgagatttgatactaattaagataaccactggaggaaggtgattttataatctattaagagacaggtttgttatatattatagacctatagctgatctatgataaatcggaagtcaatagttttattgtattagttattaatttgttctttttctttttgttttgttttgtttttgaaaatttgaataaaaataataataaaatatatatatataaaacaaatgtTGAATTAACTCCTGGAAAAAAATAGACACTCATGACTAAAAACAGCTTtttcattttggttaattactTTTGAAattgaatatctggagggcatcacgttaGCTGTCCCTGCTCTAAACCAACATGAAACCCCAGATTTGAAGAAAGCCAATCTTCTATTTGAGGATTCATAAGCAATTGTtgcaaataaagaagaaccagaaCCAGAGGAAGAAAAGAATCAGATAATTACTGAGACcaacttgagaacaacatttctgAATTTTGTCTGAGATAAGTCCTAGATGTGTCTCTAGTAACTGCGGATTGTAAGTAAACAAATACTACAGGAAAAATGTTTAaatcacaaaaatatttaaaaataacaaagaaCCTTTTAGTTAAATAGCTAAGAATGAGAAATTCCCTATTACAAGCTGGAAAGGTATAGATAAGACCTAATTTTTAAGTCTAATATCTGCTGTGCAATTAGTGTTTCCATACTTAACACTTGAAAGAATGTAGTTGTATTATGCAATGAGACTTTTAAACTTTTGAGGTATTATCCACACTGCAGTCTGTATGTCCTTGTTCCTGAAGCTGTAAATGATGGGATTCAGAACTGGTGGCAGAACTGTATACAATACAGCAGAAACCAAGTCCACTGTGGGGGAGGAAAGTGATTTAGCCCTCAAGTATGAAAAGAAAGCTGTGATTATGAATAAAGAAAAGACAGTCAGGTGGGGAGTGCAGGTAGATAAAGCTTTATGTCTGGCTTGAACAGATGGAATCCTCATCACAACTGAGAAGATGTAGACATAGGAAGCTAATATGATTGAAATACAAAGTAAGTTCACAGTGAACGCAAGGACAAAAACCAAAATTTCATTAATTTTTGTATCACTGCAAGAAATCTTTTGTAACTGAGGAATATTGCAGAAAAACTGTCCAACAATATTGGACCCACAGAAGCTCAGTCTAAATGTCATAGTGGTCTCCAGGATTGCATGAACCATGGCACTTatccaggaagcagctgccatTTGAATGCAGGCATCCCAGTTCATGATTAGCCTATATTGTAGAGGATGGCAGATCGCTACATAACGGTCATAAGCCATGACAGTGAGCAAGGCAATCTCAACACCAACAAACGTGACAACTAAGAAGACTTGTGTGACACATCCAGGAAAAGATATCACATTGTTGTTTGTCAGTGATACGGCTATGGTCTTGGGAACAGTAGTAGAGATGTAGCAAATATCTGACACTGATAGGTTGACCAGAAAGAAGAACATGGGGCTGTGAAGGTGGTGGTCTAGGGCCACAGCTGTAATGATAAGAACATTTCCCACTACAGCTGTtatgtaaataaagagaaacatcacAGAATGTAAAATCTGTACATCATGCTCATTGGAGAATCCCATCAGAAGGAACTCTGTCACAGTAGATTGATTAGCCATTTAATTCCTTTCAAATATTCTGTGGAGGGAACAATACACTTGTTAATATAGAGCTGCAGTATAGAGAAAGCATAGGTTTATGGTTATAATGTCACAGCATATATAGTAGTTTCGTTAAGCTATTTGTTCTTGCCACACATAAAAAAATCAAGCACAATTTACGAACATCAGCTGAAGCAGGTGATATAATATGAAGGGAGAGAGTTCTTTATCTGAACGAGAAAAAATGTTTAAGAGAGGCCATTAGTTGTATGATATCCTCCATTAATACTGTGGTGGGGaactggatgttgttggattctaacttccatcag belongs to Rhineura floridana isolate rRhiFlo1 chromosome 11, rRhiFlo1.hap2, whole genome shotgun sequence and includes:
- the LOC133367796 gene encoding olfactory receptor 14A16-like codes for the protein MANQSTVTEFLLMGFSNEHDVQILHSVMFLFIYITAVVGNVLIITAVALDHHLHSPMFFFLVNLSVSDICYISTTVPKTIAVSLTNNNVISFPGCVTQVFLVVTFVGVEIALLTVMAYDRYVAICHPLQYRLIMNWDACIQMAAASWISAMVHAILETTMTFRLSFCGSNIVGQFFCNIPQLQKISCSDTKINEILVFVLAFTVNLLCISIILASYVYIFSVVMRIPSVQARHKALSTCTPHLTVFSLFIITAFFSYLRAKSLSSPTVDLVSAVLYTVLPPVLNPIIYSFRNKDIQTAVWIIPQKFKSLIA